The following proteins are co-located in the Plasmodium brasilianum strain Bolivian I chromosome 11, whole genome shotgun sequence genome:
- a CDS encoding RNA-binding protein, which translates to MEWNKSFQSNSIFVYNFPNEWMENDIKKNFLMFGTINNIIIDKDINVYAFIQYNDSESSQKAIEVMNGKEINGKVLKVTSTKMVDECLDMNSTKMDSQQKSQSSNDNKKTTLFVFYLPPHWNDQDLFDKFKTFGNLESATVAKKNDKSSKGYGFVVYTDPHSAALAISNMNKVEVYTGKRLKVLLKSNSNENNKKKIKPGCTIFVFYLPNDWSDKDLKRHFSHYGNILGATIKRETNGKSRGYGFINFENQQSAINAVAGMNGFNAGNKYLKVSIKKGEEQYLAPQYVNIDRMPNNSYTSPPPPPPPISCHGNDSSNFANNEMYSIQNTLPNNRFNSRVSTNEMHQSFINSQYGHFPYNFFKNNEQGAYMQRSYNKNYNMGKT; encoded by the exons ATGGAATGGAACAAGAGTTTTCAGTCGAAtagtatatttgtttataattttcctaACGAATGGATGGAAAAtgacataaaaaaa AACTTTTTGATGTTCGGAACAATAAATAACATAATCATAGACAAAGATATAAACGTGTACGCATTTATACAATATAACGACAGTGAATCATCACAAAAAGCTATTGAAGTAATGaatggaaaagaaataaatggAAAAGTATTGAAAGTTACTTCGACAAAAATGGTGGACGAGTGCCTAGATATGAATTCAACAAAAATGGACTCACAACAAAAATCACAa TCAAGTAAcgataacaaaaaaacaacactttttgttttttatctGCCTCCACACTGGAATGATCAGGATTTATTtgat AAATTCAAAACATTTGGAAATTTAGAGAGCGCTACtgtagcaaaaaaaaatgataaatcaAGTAAGGGATACGGTTTTGTTGTTTACACCGACCCACATAGTGCTGCACTAGCTATATCAAATATGAACAAGGTCGAAGTATACACAGGAAAAAGACTTAAG GTTTTGTTAAAATCTAATTCTAATGAAAACaacaagaaaaagataaaaccCGGATGTACgattttcgttttttatttacctaACGACTGGAGTGACAAAGATCTAAAGAGG CATTTTTCGCATTACGGAAATATATTAGGTGCAACGATAAAAAGGGAAACTAATGGAAAAAGTAGGGGTTATGGTTTCATTAACTTTGAAAATCAGCAAAGTGCAATTAATGCTGTAGCGGGTATGAATGGATTTAACGCAGGCAATAAATACTTGAAAGTTTCAATAAAAAAGGGGGAAGAACA GTACTTGGCTCCtcaatatgtaaatatagaTAGAATGCCCAacaat TCGTATACTTCCCCGCCTCCTCCACCTCCACCTATTTCATGCCACGGAAACGATTCATCAAATTTCGCTAATAATGAAATGTATTCTATTCAAAATACGTTACCAAATAATCGATTCAATTCTCGTGTTTCTACTAACGAAATGCACCAGTCATTTATTAATAGCCAGTATGGGCATTTtccttataatttttttaaaaataatgaacaagGGGCTTACATGCAGAGATCTTATAATAAGAACTATAACATGGGGAAGacctaa
- a CDS encoding falcilysin, with amino-acid sequence MKVLGYINIITNCVNGIFCRVDKRKYNLFTNSFIYSINTTNLYSFTAIMNKTPDWIQEKCPEHKSYDIVEKRYNDKFNMTYTVYEHKKAKTQVIALGSNDPLDVDQSFAFYVKTLTHSGKGIPHILEHTVLSGSKNFNYKDSMGLLEKGTLNTHLNAYTFNDRTIYMAGSMNNRDFFNIMSIYMDSVFQPNVLENKFIFQTEGWTYEVEKLKEEEKNLDVPKIKDYKVSFNGIVYNEMKGSFSNPLQDLYYEIMKYIFPDNVHSNISGGDPKEIPNLTYEEFKEFYYKNYNPKKIKVFFFSKNNPTELLNFVDNYLSQLDLTKYRDDAVEDVKYQDYKKGPFYVKKKFADHSEEKENLVSISWLLNPKKSKSSDVDLSLESPTDYYALLIVNNLLTHTSESVLYKALIECGLGNSVVDRGLNDSLVQYVFSIGLKGIKEKNERNISIDKVHYEVENVVLDALKKVVQEGFNKSAVEAAINNIEFVLKEANLKTSKSIDFIFEMAARLNYNRDPMLMFDFEKHLNVVKHKIKNEPKYLENIVEKHFINNDHRAVILLEGDEHYGNEQEKLEKESLKKRIENFTEKEKEEIINDFEQLNKYKNTVESPEHLDKFPIISISDLNKKTLEIPVNVYFTEVKEENNMQQYNYAKSSKDILKQNMNYFQSKYILSKLSTEKKVHMNEGSIQKVDETKVPILIYEMPTSGILYLQFIFSIDNLTLEELSYLNLFKSLILENKTNKRSSEEFVILREKNIGNMMSNVALYSTSDRLNVTDKYNAHAYFNFEIHVLSHKCNEALDIVLEALKESDFSNKKKIIEILKRKINGMKTAFSSKGYSILMKYVKSHLNSKYYAHNVTYGYENYLKLQEQLQLAETDFPAFEQILNRMRKKIFSRSNLIISVTSDAGDLNQLFVKSKETFKNLLMYFEENEASVRSSNNNGNNITGTGWNDEIKQSKVLEGEQSKKEFFVIPTFVNSVSMSGVLFNEGEYLDPAFTVIVAALKNSYLWETVRGLNGAYGVFADIEYDGVVVFLSARDPNLEKTLQTFREAAQGLRKMADTMTKNDLLRYIINAIGTIDRPRRGVELSKLSFLRVISNESEQDRIEFRNRIMNTKKEDFYKFADLLEKKVKEFEKSIVIITSKEKANDYTNNVDKEFKNILIE; translated from the coding sequence atgaaaGTTTTGGgatatataaacattatcACCAATTGTGTCAATGGCATTTTTTGCAGAGtggataaaagaaaatataaccTATTTACCAACAGTTTTATTTACTCCATAAATACGACAAACTTATATTCATTTACAGCCATTATGAATAAAACACCAGATTGGATTCAGGAAAAATGCCCGGAACATAAAAGTTACGATATTGTTGAAAAAAGATACAatgataaatttaatatgacATATACAGTGTATGAGCATAAGAAGGCAAAAACGCAAGTGATAGCATTAGGTTCAAATGATCCTTTAGATGTTGATCAATCATTTGCTTTTTATGTTAAAACGTTGACACATTCAGGTAAAGGAATTCCACATATATTAGAACATACAGTTTTATCCGGTTCTAAAAATTTCAACTATAAAGATTCTATGGGGTTATTAGAAAAAGGGACCTTAAACACACATTTAAATGCTTATACTTTTAATGATAGAACTATATATATGGCTGGATCAATGAACAATAGAGATTTTTTCAACAtaatgagtatatatatggatagtGTGTTTCAACCAAATGTACTTgagaataaatttatatttcaaacAGAGGGATGGACATACGAAGTAGAGAAATTGaaggaagaggaaaaaaatttagatgttccaaaaataaaagattatAAGGTTTCTTTTAATGGCATAGTGTATAATGAAATGAAAGGATCATTTAGCAATCCCTTACAAGATTTGTATTACGAAATTATGAAGTATATATTTCCAGATAATGTGCATTCAAATATTAGTGGTGGAGATCCTAAGGAAATTCCAAATTTAACCTATGAAGAATTTAAAGAgttttattacaaaaattacaaCCCTAAGAAAATtaaggtatttttttttagcaaaAACAATCCAACCGAACTTCTAAATTTTGTGGACAATTATTTGAGTCAACTTGACTTGACCAAATATAGAGATGATGCTGTTGAGGATGTAAAATATCaagattataaaaaaggtCCTTTTTATGTTAAGAAGAAATTTGCTGATCATTCggaggaaaaagaaaatttagtTTCTATTTCCTGGTTATTAAACCCaaagaaaagtaaaagtTCTGATGTAGATTTAAGTTTGGAATCCCCTACTGATTATTATGCTTTGTTAATAGTAAATAACCTTTTGACCCATACATCAGAGagtgtattatataaagCGTTAATTGAATGCGGTTTGGGTAATAGTGTTGTTGATAGGGGTTTAAATGATAGTCTTGTTCAATATGTTTTTAGCATAGGATTAAAAGGAATTAAGGAAAAGaatgaaagaaatataagTATAGATAAAGTACATTATGAAGTAGAAAACGTTGTTTTGGATGCTTTGAAAAAAGTTGTACAAGAAGGATTCAATAAATCAGCTGTAGAAGCagcaataaataatatagaatTTGTGTTGAAAGAAGCTAATTTAAAAACTTCAAAAAGTATcgattttatatttgaaatgGCTGCACGATTGAATTATAATAGAGATCCAATGCTAATGTTTGATTTTGAAAAACATCTAAACGTTGTTaagcataaaataaaaaatgaacctaagtatttagaaaatatagtTGAAAAGCATTTCATTAATAATGATCATCGTGCTGTTATTTTACTTGAAGGAGATGAACATTATGGAAATGAACAAGAGAAATTGGAAAAGGAGTCtttaaagaaaagaattgaaaattttacagaaaaggaaaaggaagaaataataaatgattttGAACAATTAAACAAGTACAAAAATACTGTAGAATCACCTGAACATTTAGATAAATTTCCCATTATTAGTATATCggatttaaataaaaaaacgtTAGAAATTCCGGTAAATGTGTACTTCACAGAGGTTaaggaagaaaataatatgcaGCAATATAATTATGCAAAGTCTAGTAAGGACATCCTTAAgcaaaatatgaattatttcCAAAGTAAGTACATTTTAAGCAAATTATctacagaaaaaaaagtacatatgAATGAGGGTTCTATACAAAAGGTGGATGAAACAAAAGTACCAATTCTAATTTATGAAATGCCTACTAGTGGTATTTTATATCTGcagtttatattttctatagaCAATTTAACACTAGAAGAACTGAGCTACTTAAATTTATTCAAATCTCTAATTCttgaaaataaaacgaataaaaGATCATCAGAAGAGTTTGTAATTTTAAGAGAGAAAAATATAGGGAATATGATGTCGAACGTAGCATTATATTCTACAAGTGATCGTTTAAATGTTACAGATAAATATAACGCACATGCTTATTTTAATTTCGAAATTCATGTATTAAGTCATAAATGTAATGAAGCATTAGATATTGTACTAGAAGCATTAAAAGAATCCGATTTttcgaataaaaaaaaaattatagagatattaaaaagaaaaattaatggaATGAAAACAGCATTTAGTTCAAAAGGGTATTCCATATTAATGAAGTATGTGAAGTCTCATCtcaattcaaaatattatgcACACAATGTGACATATGGATacgaaaattatttaaaattgcAAGAACAGTTACAGTTAGCAGAAACAGATTTCCCAGCTTTTGAGCAGATTTTAAATagaatgagaaaaaaaatattcagtaggagtaatttaataataagtGTAACATCTGATGCTGGAGACTTAAATCAACTTTTTGTGAAGTCCAAAGAAACGTTTAAAAATCTTTTGATGTATTTTGAGGAAAATGAAGCGAGTGTTAGAAGTAGTAACAACAACGGTAATAACATAACAGGTACTGGATGGAATgatgaaataaaacaaagcaaaGTGCTGGAAGGGGAACAAtcgaaaaaagaattttttgtCATACCAACGTTTGTGAATTCTGTATCAATGTCGGGTGTTTTGTTTAATGAAGGAGAATATTTAGATCCTGCTTTTACAGTAATTGTAGCAGCTCTAAAAAATTCGTATCTTTGGGAAACTGTTAGAGGCCTCAATGGCGCTTATGGTGTTTTTGCAGATATTGAATATGATGGAGTCGTAGTATTTTTATCTGCTAGAGATCCAAATTTAGAAAAGACTTTACAAACATTTAGAGAGGCAGCTCAAGGGTTAAGGAAAATGGCAGATACTATGACGAAAAATGATTTACTCAGATACATTATTAATGCTATCGGTACTATTGACAGACCAAGAAGAGGAGTTGAACTGAGCAAACTCTCCTTTTTAAGGGTTATATCGAACGAATCTGAGCAAGATCGAATTGAATTTAGAAATAGAATTATgaacacaaaaaaagaagacttttataaatttgcAGATTTGTTAGAAAAAAAGGTTAAagaatttgaaaaaagtATCGTTATCATAACAAGCAAGGAAAAGGCAAACGATTACACGAATAATGTAGataaagaatttaaaaatattcttattgAGTAA